The DNA sequence TTAAGGGTAAGGACGAGTTTATCCTGCCCGAGAACCTCAATGGGAGTGTGGTCGTCAGATACACCTACACCAAGAAGGGACTAGTTCTAGACAGGGGCATTTTCAGGATTGACGACGTTCTGGGGACCGGTTAGCATCCCGAAACCCTTATTAATCTTCCCGAGTGGTATCCGTAGGTGTATTTAAAGCCAGAGGTGATCGGAATGGAGGAGCTCGTTGAGATTAAGATACCGAAGAGCCTTTATGATAGGATAAAAGAGCACGTCGAGGGAACTGGCTTCGAAAGCGTAGATGAGTACGTCACCTACGTCCTCCGGGAAGTTCTCGCGAACCTTGAGGAGGAAGAGGAGGAAGTTTTCAGTGAGGAGGAAGAAGAGAAGGTCAAGGAGCGTCTCAGGGCCCTCGGCTACCTCGACTGATTTCTTTTTTAGGTGGTGGAAATGGTCTCAAAGCCCCATGGCGGAAA is a window from the Thermococcus sp. genome containing:
- a CDS encoding CopG family transcriptional regulator, with amino-acid sequence MEELVEIKIPKSLYDRIKEHVEGTGFESVDEYVTYVLREVLANLEEEEEEVFSEEEEEKVKERLRALGYLD